A region of Maniola jurtina chromosome 7, ilManJurt1.1, whole genome shotgun sequence DNA encodes the following proteins:
- the LOC123867203 gene encoding antichymotrypsin-2-like, with amino-acid sequence MKTFILFSVLAFAVMASGDEKELENLLYEGNNKLTARMFTEVAKTNSGKSFVLSAYSVLTPLAQLSLASVDEAHDELLETIGMPNDNTTKEVFSLANAKVRALKGITLKTASKIYVADKYELNDKFAEDTRTIFGSEVQSINFLESENAANEVNAWVEEQTNNRIKDLVDPESLTADSRALLVNAIYFKGIWKYQFDKSRTLDYTFHVNKDATTQVRMMYRKGDFRYAQSHELKSQIIEIPYKGDESSLVIVLPLNMQDSNEVQEILKDPNVIEKALKNMYETEVELYLPQFKIETTTDLIEILTKMNVKRMFDPDRAKLSNLLKGTADCLAIDSAKQKAFIEVNEEGAEAAAANEFGVAYITSVGFQPQVIRFICDHPFFFYLRGRQYTLFNGAYYSS; translated from the exons ATGAagacttttatattatttt CAGTTTTGGCTTTTGCCGTAATGGCATCGGGCGACGAAAAAGAACTCGAAAACCTTCTTTATGAAGGTAACAATAAATTAACAGCACGAATGTTTACT GAAGTAGCAAAAACGAACTCAGGGAAGAGTTTCGTGTTATCTGCATACTCGGTGTTGACGCCCCTCGCTCAGCTGAGCTTGGCCTCGGTGGACGAGGCACACGATGAACTGCTGGAAACAATTGGAATGCCCAATGACAACACG ACAAAAGAAGTATTTTCTCTGGCGAATGCAAAAGTACGGGCCCTAAAAGGAATAACTTTAAAGACGGCAAGTAAAATATACGTTGCTGACAAATATGAACTAAACGATAAATTTGCTGAAGACACTCGAACTATCTTCGGGTCCGAAGTTCAAAGCATAAATTTTCTAGAAAGTGAAAATGCTGCAAATGAAGTGAACGCCTGG GTAGAAGAGCAGACCAATAACCGTATTAAGGATTTAGTTGATCCTGAATCCCTTACTGCAGACTCCAGGGCTCTTTTAGTCAACGCTATATATTTCAAG GGTATTTGGAAGTACCAGTTTGATAAAAGTCGTACCCTAGACTACACGTTCCATGTAAACAAGGATGCCACAACCCAAGTTCGCATGATGTACAGAAAGGGAGACTTCAGATATGCACAGAGTCACGAACTGAAATCTCAG ATAATCGAAATACCATACAAAGGCGATGAATCATCTCTTGTGATTGTGCTTCCCCTAAACATGCAGGATAGCAACGAAGTTCAAGAAATACTTAAAGACCCTAACGTTATAGAAAAAGCCctaaaaaatatgtatgaaaCTGAAGTCGAACTATACCTACCTCAGTTTAAAATTGAAACGACCACTGATCTTATAGAAATACTTACAAAA ATGAATGTGAAGAGAATGTTTGATCCAGACAGAGCTAAGTTATCCAACCTTCTAAAAGGCACTGCTGATTGTTTAGCCATAGACTCGGCTAAACAGAAAGCTTTCATAGAAGTCAATGAGGAGGGTGCCGAAGCGGCTGCTGCTAACG aatttgGAGTAGCATACATTACATCAGTAGGTTTTCAACCTCAAGTCATCAGATTTATATGCGACCACCCATTCTTCTTTTACCTACGTGGAAGACAATATACCTTATTCAATGGAGCCTACTACTCTTCCTAA